A window of Clostridiisalibacter paucivorans DSM 22131 genomic DNA:
CAAATATCTTAGATATTACTTAATTGAAGCAGCAAACAGTGTAAAAAATCTTGTTCCAGACTACAAAGAGTATTACTACAAAAAATTTAGTGAAGTTAAGACCCATCAACACAAAAGAGCACTCGCGCTAACATCTCGTAAATTAGTACGCCTGATTTTTAGCTTGCTGACTAAAAATCAAATCTACTCCAATGATAAAGTTGGGGAGATTCAATAAAATATGCTCTTAAATTAAACCTGTTTTTTTTGCTAAAAAACCTAGGTTCTATTAAAGTTGCCCTTTTTTAATCACTTCTTTTATTTTCTTTTAAAAATTCTCCTTGACATATTACCAGGTTGCTTTTTATAAAATTATATATATTAAAAAATATACCTATACTACCAACACATCCACTCCGAACTCTTTTTGTAATTTTAATGCAATATCTCTTAGCCTTTCCTTTGATGGAGGCTTCAGACCCTTAAGCTCATATTTTCTATTTAATTTTTCATACTTTCCTTCTCCTAAAGGATGATAAGGAAGGAATTCTATCTTCTTTATGCCCACATTTTTGCAAAACTTGCTTGTATTGGCCAGGTTATTCCAGTCATCATTATGACCCGGTATGATTGGAATTCTAACAATTATATTTTTGTTCATTTTTGCCATTTTTCTAGCATTTTGAATAATTAGTTCATTAGAAACTCCAACAAATTGTTTATGTAGTTTAGAATCCATAACTTTTATATCAAGTAAGATCAGGTCTACTTTTTCAATAACCTTCCATAGAACATTCCACCGTTGAAATGCTGTAGTTTCAATAGCTACATGAATATTCCTTTTTTTAGCTTCACATACAAGGGCTTGTGCAAAATCTGGTTGCATAAGTGCCTCTCCTCCAGACAGAGTAATTCCTCCATTGGAACCCTCATAAAATACCTTGTCCCTAGAAGCTATATCTAGAATTTCACCTACAGTAGCTATACGTCCTATTTCCTTAGATTTCATAGTTTCTATCTCCATTTTTTGAGATTCTGGATTCGAACACCATTTACAACGAAGGGGACATCCCTTTAAAAATATAATTGTTCTAATGCCTGGTCCATCATGAAGACTATAACGTTGTATATTATAAATTAATCCCTGTACTTTACTAGTTGGTTCTGTCATTTTTAACACCTCATAGTCCATTCACTGCATCTAAACAATTTTTATATAGCCACAGTGAATTATTATGCTTTTTAATATCATTATTTTTCTATGCTATACATATTGATGTTCTTCCCTATCTATAATGTCATCTTGTAATTCCTTGGCGAGTTCTACAAATCGTGCACTATAACCCGCAATACGAATAATAAGGTCACTATATTTTTGTGGATTTTTCTGTGCATCTCTCAATATTCTCCCATCTACAACATTTATCTGTACTTCTTGTCCCTTCAATTCATCAAAATATATACTGACTAAATCTACTAATTTTTTTAAAGACTCTCTTTCTCCCATTGCATTTCTATTAAATTTGAGATTCAATACATTTCCTTCAAGAATACGACTTTGATCTATTTTGCTAGCTGACAAAAGTACAGCTGTGGGACCTTCGCTATTACCTATATTAGATGGTGACATAGAATCAGAAACAGGTACTGTTGCATTTCGTCCATCGGCAGTAGCACCTGTTTTCCATCCATGTGGAACAGTTCCTCCAAGGGTAAGTACCATAGATGTATAAGGACGTCCATCAATATCCCTATGTTTTTCAATCTCATCAAAGAAAATATTTGTCATTTCCTTCATAACTTTATCTGCATAATCGTTGTCATTTCCATATTTAGGTGATTCAATCAATAGCTTACGAATTTCTTCTCCTCTAGCACATGAAAAATCTGTATCTAGAGCCTGTTTTAATTCCTTCATTGTAATAATCTTTTCGTCAAAAACTACTTTCTTTACAGCTGTCAAAGAATTAGCTGCTGTAGCTTCTCCAACATGCAAAATAGGTGTTGCTCCCCAAAGGGATCCACCCCAGGTCATATCTTTTCCACTTTCAATACAACCTTCTATCAAGCTTGAAAGAAATAGATGGGGTGTGTATTCCCTTTGTATCATATCTACTACTGCTGCATTAATGACTTGATGCTTCACAAAATATGACATTTGTGTACTCACAGCCTTTAATACATCATTAAAATCTTTTAAATCCTCTGGTTCACCTGTATTAGGCCCAAGCTGATTACATGTTAATCTATCTACACCATTATTTAAGGCTAAATCTACAACCCGAGCTACATTTAAAAAACCACCATTTACTCTACCCTGAAATCCCTTTGGAGCAAGCTCCACGCATCCTACAATATTATAATCTCTAACTCGTTCAATAGGCATCTCTGGAAATGCTCTCTGTATAGCAGCCATACAACCTTCATCACCAAACATAGCTGGCATTCCTGTGCCTAGTTTTATAATTTCTGCAACTCTTAATTTAAAATCATTTGGGGTATTTTTATGAAAACGAACTGTAAATTGGGGATTGGTTAGACGAACATGCCTTTGGCTGTTTAGCATTAAATAACTCAATTCATTAGTAGCATCCCTCCCCTCTGAAGTTTGTCCTCCCACAGTCAAATTTGGAGTCATTGGAAAACCAGGATGGATATGGATAGACTCACTATCCTGTACTTTAACAATTTCATTGAATTTTAGCCAAAGACAATCTAAAAGATCTTGGATTTGATCTATTGTGTAATGACCCTCATCTATATCTTTTTTATAATAAGGATATAAATATTGATCTAGTCTTCCTGGTGAAACAGAATCTCCATTGGTTTCAGTTTGGATAATAATTTGCATAAAAGCTACAACCTGAATAGCATCCCATATATCCCTTGCTGGATTTTCTGGAACCCATGCACAAACATCAGAAATTTTCTCAAGTTCTTTTTTCCTTATAGGATTTTTCTCTTTATTAGCTAATTCTAAAGCCTTTCTAGCATAACGTCTCGCATAATTAATAACTGCATCACAGCAAATAATAAGCCCTTCATAAAAAAGCTTTTTCTTTAATCCTTCATTACTTGTTATATCAAGACTAACAAGTTTCTTCTGGATTTCATCCTTTATCCCTACAAGACCAACTTTAAGTAATTTATCAACTTGATAGGCCGTATGACCATAGCCATTTCTTTCAAAAAGATCTCGCGTAAATATATAGGCATCTCTAGCCTTCTTAGTTTCATCAGGCAACATTCCTCGATATTTATTATAGATGGTCTTATTACGCCAATAAGGAAAAATGCTTTTAAGATCTTCTTTTACCTTTTTAGGCACTATAAATGTATCCTGTTCTCTAGTTTCTAACATCACATCCAATTCTTCTTCTAACCATTCTATAGCAAATTCAGGGAAAACAGGTGCTGATCTCCTTCCATTGCTACCATGACTTCCTACGATTAATTCTCCATCCCAAATATTTTGAGTCATATTATCAAGAATCTTTTCTAATGCAAGTGCTCTTCTTGTGATATTAGGCATATCTTCTGTATTCTTATATAGTTCAGTAACAAGCAAAGCCCTCTCACTACATAGAATAGGTTTAGAAGATACTATTTCTTCTCTCATTCTCCTTATACGGGAAGAAATAGGCTTATTGAAATCTTGCTCATTATATTTTAGAATAGTCATTTTAAACCCTTCACCTCTCTCTATTTATAACCACATATAATATGTTTTTTTATTTTACCTCCTTTGATCTTAATTACTTATTATTTATTGCAACTACTGTACCAATTTGTTTTTGTTCTTTGTTTTTGATAAATTGCTAGTTTTAAGTATTTCATATTCCTTTTTTTACATATAATGTCTCAAAAATTCTAATTATTCTTAATATAATGTGCTTTTTTACAGTTGAATCTCTCTCTAAATCATTAATTAATGATTTATCTCATTTTTGAGATAGCTTTCTAATTTGCAAGACACTTTTATTACTAAAACTAGATTAATTTGTTTTTATTACAAAAAATAAAAGGATTGGGTTTTGCCCAATCCTTTTTTCATTCAACATAATTAATTTTTAAATATATACTAACATAGATATAGGACATAGCAACGAAATACTATGCCCTATCTATCTACACTAAAATTTTTCCTAAAAAGTTCTGAGTCCTTTCATTTTTAGGATTATTAAATATTTCTTGCGGTGTTCCTTCTTCTACTATAATCCCATCATCCATAAATAATACTCTGTCTGCAACTTCTTTAGCAAATCCCATTTCATGACTTACTATAACCATGGTCATACCCTCAGCTGCAAGCTCTTTCATAACATCTAACACTTCTCCTACCATTTCAGGATCTAACGCCGATGTAGGTTCATCAAATAGCATAACATCTGGAGACATAGCCAATGCTCTAGCTATGGCTATTCTCTGCTTTTGTCCTCCTGAAAGTTGATTTGGATAAGTATATGCCTTATCTTTAAGTCCTACCCTGTCTAAAAGACTCATAGCTATATCTTCTGCTTCTTTTTTATTCATTTTTTTCACCTTTTTAGGTCCTATTGTTATATTATCTATAACAGACATATGGGGAAAAAGATTGAATTGCTGAAATACCATTCCCATCTTTTGTCTTTGTTTATCTACATTGTTTTCTTCACTAGTGATAGATACTCCTTCAAATACTATCTCTCCACTAGTAGGTTGCTCTAAAAGATTTAGACATCTCAAAAACGTACTTTTACCTGAACCACTGGGACCTATGACACAAACAACTTCTCCCTTTTCTATATGATTATTTATGCCCTTTAAAACATGAAGTTCTCCAAATTTTTTATTGAGATCATAGACCTTAATCACTGGCCTTCATCCTCCTTTCAACTATACCTAATCCCTTTGATAATGTGAACGTTAGTATAAAATATAGTATGGCTGCAACAACCAATGGAGCAAAAGGCTTAAATGTATTTCCCCTTATAGTATCTGCATTATACATAAGTTCTGGTACTCCGATAACTGATACTATAGCCGATTCCTTTATTACAGTTATAAATTCATTTCCCAATGCTGGTAATATATTTTTAAATGCCTGGGGGATAACTATATATCTCATTGTCATGC
This region includes:
- a CDS encoding glycyl radical protein, which produces MTILKYNEQDFNKPISSRIRRMREEIVSSKPILCSERALLVTELYKNTEDMPNITRRALALEKILDNMTQNIWDGELIVGSHGSNGRRSAPVFPEFAIEWLEEELDVMLETREQDTFIVPKKVKEDLKSIFPYWRNKTIYNKYRGMLPDETKKARDAYIFTRDLFERNGYGHTAYQVDKLLKVGLVGIKDEIQKKLVSLDITSNEGLKKKLFYEGLIICCDAVINYARRYARKALELANKEKNPIRKKELEKISDVCAWVPENPARDIWDAIQVVAFMQIIIQTETNGDSVSPGRLDQYLYPYYKKDIDEGHYTIDQIQDLLDCLWLKFNEIVKVQDSESIHIHPGFPMTPNLTVGGQTSEGRDATNELSYLMLNSQRHVRLTNPQFTVRFHKNTPNDFKLRVAEIIKLGTGMPAMFGDEGCMAAIQRAFPEMPIERVRDYNIVGCVELAPKGFQGRVNGGFLNVARVVDLALNNGVDRLTCNQLGPNTGEPEDLKDFNDVLKAVSTQMSYFVKHQVINAAVVDMIQREYTPHLFLSSLIEGCIESGKDMTWGGSLWGATPILHVGEATAANSLTAVKKVVFDEKIITMKELKQALDTDFSCARGEEIRKLLIESPKYGNDNDYADKVMKEMTNIFFDEIEKHRDIDGRPYTSMVLTLGGTVPHGWKTGATADGRNATVPVSDSMSPSNIGNSEGPTAVLLSASKIDQSRILEGNVLNLKFNRNAMGERESLKKLVDLVSIYFDELKGQEVQINVVDGRILRDAQKNPQKYSDLIIRIAGYSARFVELAKELQDDIIDREEHQYV
- a CDS encoding amino acid ABC transporter ATP-binding protein, whose protein sequence is MIKVYDLNKKFGELHVLKGINNHIEKGEVVCVIGPSGSGKSTFLRCLNLLEQPTSGEIVFEGVSITSEENNVDKQRQKMGMVFQQFNLFPHMSVIDNITIGPKKVKKMNKKEAEDIAMSLLDRVGLKDKAYTYPNQLSGGQKQRIAIARALAMSPDVMLFDEPTSALDPEMVGEVLDVMKELAAEGMTMVIVSHEMGFAKEVADRVLFMDDGIIVEEGTPQEIFNNPKNERTQNFLGKILV